The following proteins are co-located in the Leishmania panamensis strain MHOM/PA/94/PSC-1 chromosome 26 sequence genome:
- a CDS encoding hypothetical protein (TriTrypDB/GeneDB-style sysID: LpmP.26.2000), translating to MEALKVCFEIALVIAPHIGYVAQYLEIHRTWSIEGYSPVVSLILLTSNTLRIYYYIGHRFLFALLCQAILGIAVHGIVLCKVLQVHLQQVLSAQSADMYSGDSASVSATVALEAPARATPSSVAGGGTAGKRGLAINDEDDTSPSNAPASAGAWLPSSREAHNGFGGSGDASPSSAPSVGISCVAAKFLQLLFRIEDCIEAALLRYAPLQFVYSYLIVAVSALVMVLLYYISIGSVWKHAAEVVGYAALGIEALLVLPQILRHARRRSTEGLTTLLILTWVGGDVIKVVYFIYAKQALAFIVCGCFQLVLDVVVVAQVVYYGIIVKREGAVCVEGDDGAMEAVVSPGSRSTTNQRAL from the coding sequence ATGGAGGCGCTGAAAGTCTGCTTCGAGATTGCGCTCGTTATCGCACCGCACATTGGCTATGTGGCTCAGTACCTCGAGATTCATCGCACCTGGTCGATTGAAGGCTACTCGCCTGTTGTTTCCCTCATCCTGCTGACGAGCAACACACTGCGCATCTACTATTATATTGGTcatcgttttcttttcgccctcctctgccagGCGATTCTTGGGATTGCGGTGCACGGGATAGTGCTGTGCAAGGTGTTGCAGGTGCACTTGCAGCAGGTACTGAGCGCTCAATCCGCGGATATGTACAGCGGGGACAGTGCTTCCGTCAGTGCGACTGTGGCATTAGAGGCTCCAGCAAGAGCAACTCCGTCTTCTGTGGCCGGCGGCGGTACGGCAGGAAAGCGGGGCCTAGCAATCAACGATGAAGATGACACGTCACCGTCAAATGCCCCAGCATCTGCTGGGGCGTGGTTGCCCTCGtcaagagaggcgcacaacgGGTTTGGGGGCTCAGGTGACGCTTCGCCATCGTCCGCCCCATCGGTTGGCATCAGCTGTGTGGCTGCCAAGTttctgcagcttctcttccGCATTGAGGACTGCATCGAGGCCGCTCTGCTGCGATACGCCCCGCTTCAGTTCGTCTATAGCTATCTCATCGTCGCTGTCTCTGCTCTGGTGATGGTTCTACTCTACTACATATCCATCGGTAGCGTCTGGAAGCacgcggcggaggtggtggggtaCGCGGCGCTCGGCATCGAGGCGCTACTCGTGCTCCCACAGATTCTTCGTCACGCTCGGCGGCGTAGCACGGAGGGCCTCACTACGTTGCTCATCCTCACGTGGGTGGGCGGTGACGTTATCAAGGTAGTTTACTTCATTTATGCGAAGCAGGCGCTAGCGTTTAttgtctgcggctgcttccaGCTCGTGTtggacgtggtggtggtggcccaGGTCGTGTACTATGGCATTATTGTGAAGCGGGAAGGCGCGGTGTGTGTAGAGGGCGATGATGGCGCtatggaggcggtggtgtcgcCAGGGTCGCGAAGCACGACCAATCAAAGGGCTCTGTAG